The following proteins are co-located in the Brachybacterium sacelli genome:
- a CDS encoding VOC family protein, which produces MSGIRALTLLLENPSAAATALRDVLGWQIEADFGSFASLTAPGSIPLWINAPGDGEEPSRGIVIHLDCTDVDTAFEQAVSRGAVVVREPTDMDFGERSACVRIAAAPGVTIDFSRPVG; this is translated from the coding sequence ATGTCAGGTATCCGCGCCCTCACCCTCCTCCTCGAGAACCCCTCCGCCGCCGCGACCGCGCTGCGCGATGTGCTCGGCTGGCAGATCGAGGCGGACTTCGGCAGCTTCGCCTCGCTGACCGCGCCGGGAAGCATCCCGCTGTGGATCAACGCCCCGGGCGATGGCGAGGAGCCTTCCCGCGGCATCGTGATCCACCTGGACTGCACGGACGTCGACACGGCCTTCGAGCAGGCCGTCTCCCGCGGCGCCGTCGTCGTGCGGGAACCGACCGACATGGATTTCGGCGAGCGCTCCGCCTGCGTGCGGATCGCCGCTGCCCCCGGCGTCACGATCGACTTCTCACGCCCCGTGGGGTGA
- a CDS encoding GNAT family N-acetyltransferase, translating to MAHRSSQPGPTAGPGPGVDCMLREATADDIGVLQRAIHAAWRWRETWDEAAFAQHLTTGRADSYLDGFGRRPGDAGVVAVDGAPLGAAWYRFFSATDHRAGFVDEDVPELVVAVEERARGRGVGRSLVEGLLDLARERGVERVSLHVSRENERARHVYGALGFEETTLGDARGAVLVRSTGAVLP from the coding sequence ATGGCGCATCGATCCTCTCAGCCGGGCCCGACAGCCGGGCCCGGACCCGGCGTGGACTGCATGCTGCGCGAGGCGACGGCCGACGACATCGGCGTGCTGCAGCGGGCGATCCATGCCGCGTGGAGATGGCGTGAGACGTGGGACGAGGCGGCGTTCGCGCAGCACCTGACGACAGGGCGGGCGGACTCCTACCTCGACGGTTTCGGACGGCGTCCGGGCGACGCAGGGGTGGTCGCGGTCGACGGGGCGCCGCTCGGGGCGGCGTGGTACAGGTTCTTCTCCGCGACCGACCACCGAGCGGGGTTCGTCGACGAGGACGTGCCGGAGCTCGTCGTCGCGGTCGAGGAACGGGCGCGGGGCCGGGGAGTGGGCCGCAGCCTGGTCGAAGGGTTGCTCGACCTGGCGCGCGAGCGCGGCGTGGAACGGGTGAGCCTTCACGTGAGCAGGGAGAACGAGCGAGCTCGGCACGTATACGGCGCCTTGGGATTCGAGGAGACCACCCTGGGCGACGCGCGGGGAGCGGTGCTGGTTCGGAGCACGGGGGCCGTCCTTCCCTGA
- a CDS encoding CoA-binding protein: protein MTDTTQRTWRGPSAPQRLAILRRTKSIAIVGASANPARASYFVATYLLSSSPYDVYFVNPRAETILGRPAYDSLADLPVVPDLVDAFRRHEDLPGVAQEAIDVGAKALWLQLGSWHEEAAALAEDAGLDVVMDRCVKIEHARFHGGLHLAGFNTGEISSKKQRVSGRG, encoded by the coding sequence ATGACGGACACGACCCAGCGCACCTGGCGGGGCCCCTCGGCGCCGCAGCGACTGGCGATCCTGCGACGGACGAAGAGCATCGCGATCGTCGGCGCCTCGGCGAATCCCGCCCGAGCCAGCTACTTCGTGGCCACGTACCTGCTCTCCAGCTCGCCGTACGACGTCTACTTCGTCAATCCTCGGGCCGAGACGATCCTGGGCAGGCCCGCCTACGACTCGCTCGCCGATCTCCCGGTGGTCCCGGACCTGGTGGACGCGTTCCGCCGGCACGAGGACCTGCCGGGCGTGGCGCAGGAAGCGATCGACGTCGGCGCGAAGGCGCTGTGGCTGCAGCTGGGCTCCTGGCACGAGGAGGCCGCCGCGCTCGCCGAGGACGCAGGCCTGGACGTGGTCATGGACCGCTGCGTGAAGATCGAGCACGCCCGCTTCCACGGCGGGCTGCACCTCGCGGGCTTCAACACCGGAGAGATCAGCTCGAAGAAGCAGCGGGTCAGCGGCCGGGGCTGA
- a CDS encoding pentapeptide repeat-containing protein — MRTRSTTRRPVLERLVLPELQDLAAQELHAQATYDAVRVTGGDVSGRDLTGTTFTECELIDVTAHETGLQSARLIETRIERLNAPVLRATRSTWRHVEMSGSRLGALDLDDAAVRQVRIVGSKIAWLNLRSATLEDVLLEDCTLEELDLTGAAAARVSFVNCRAGSVALAHARLKDVDLRGLEMGSISNLEGMAGATLDAQQVTALAPAFASHLGLRVEG, encoded by the coding sequence ATGCGCACCCGGTCCACCACCCGCCGGCCCGTCCTCGAGCGACTCGTCCTGCCCGAGCTGCAGGACCTCGCGGCGCAGGAGCTGCACGCCCAGGCCACGTACGACGCCGTGCGCGTCACCGGCGGAGACGTCTCCGGCCGCGACCTCACCGGCACCACCTTCACGGAGTGCGAGCTGATCGATGTCACCGCGCACGAGACGGGCCTGCAGTCCGCGCGGCTCATCGAGACCCGGATCGAGCGGCTGAACGCGCCGGTGCTGAGGGCGACCCGTTCCACCTGGCGTCACGTGGAGATGTCAGGCTCGCGGCTCGGGGCCCTCGACCTCGACGACGCCGCGGTGCGTCAGGTCAGGATCGTCGGCAGCAAGATCGCCTGGCTGAACCTGCGCTCCGCGACCCTCGAGGACGTCCTGCTCGAGGACTGCACCCTCGAGGAGCTCGACCTCACCGGCGCCGCCGCTGCCCGCGTCTCCTTCGTGAACTGCCGGGCGGGCAGCGTCGCCCTCGCCCACGCACGGCTGAAGGACGTCGACCTGCGGGGGCTCGAGATGGGCTCGATCAGCAATCTCGAGGGCATGGCCGGGGCGACTCTCGATGCCCAGCAGGTCACGGCGCTGGCGCCGGCCTTCGCGAGCCACCTCGGTCTGCGGGTGGAGGGGTGA